One Chloroflexota bacterium genomic window carries:
- a CDS encoding ParA family protein has translation MNRCGVGHFGSGCSLATKIAVANQKGGVGKTTTTANLGVAMARDEKRVLLVDMDPQSNLTAAFGLERNLAETLTQALIDRDRALPILRVADASGIEVDIVPASLDMTTVETALASRIGREMRLRDKLRKIEEDYDFILIDTPPSLGLLTVNSLVAAEYVVVPTEARFFSLQGLEMLKESINEVLYINPNLRILGILLSKLDRRLREEKSVAEFIREEWGDTAFSAYIPTNSKILEASSNGVSLYAYKKNRTSTPGLRLAIGSYEELAKEVAERV, from the coding sequence GTGAATCGATGCGGCGTCGGGCATTTCGGAAGCGGTTGTTCATTGGCAACAAAAATTGCGGTCGCCAACCAAAAGGGCGGGGTAGGCAAGACCACCACGACCGCGAATTTGGGCGTTGCCATGGCCCGCGACGAAAAGCGGGTGCTGCTGGTCGACATGGACCCGCAGTCGAACCTGACCGCCGCTTTCGGGCTGGAACGCAATCTTGCCGAGACGCTGACTCAGGCCCTAATCGACCGCGACCGCGCGCTCCCGATCCTGCGCGTGGCCGACGCGTCGGGCATCGAGGTTGATATCGTCCCGGCCAGCCTGGACATGACGACCGTCGAGACGGCGCTTGCTTCGCGTATCGGGCGCGAAATGCGGCTGCGCGACAAGCTGCGCAAGATCGAAGAGGATTACGATTTCATCCTGATCGACACGCCCCCGTCGCTGGGACTGCTGACCGTCAACTCGCTGGTCGCGGCCGAGTACGTGGTGGTCCCCACCGAGGCCCGGTTCTTCTCGCTGCAGGGACTGGAGATGCTCAAGGAGAGTATCAACGAGGTCCTTTACATAAATCCGAATCTGCGAATTCTGGGAATCCTGCTCTCCAAGCTGGATCGCCGACTGCGCGAAGAGAAATCGGTCGCCGAGTTCATCCGCGAGGAATGGGGCGACACCGCGTTTTCGGCCTACATACCCACCAATAGCAAGATCCTGGAAGCATCCAGCAACGGCGTCTCGTTGTACGCCTACAAGAAAAATCGCACCTCAACGCCGGGCCTGAGACTGGCGATCGGATCCTATGAAGAACTAGCAAAGGAAGTGGCTGAACGTGTCTGA
- a CDS encoding glycerophosphodiester phosphodiesterase family protein, with product MNAVNIPAHRPLLVAHRGGAGHRPENTLAAIEHALELGVEVIEVDVRCSADRNLVLLHDDALDRTTNGSGNAGQQSAEQLAGLDAGSHFDPRFADQGVPTLEAAFELVGDRAGWDFDLKDRNAVVPLLAMIDRLGLRDSCWLTGMRIADVPLLVPHRVRTLPILFPHSGEASDLLAPSALASTAGALADAGACGLNVDHRLVRGPAVAEALAKKGIALWTFTVNRADLYREMVAAGARAICSDYPGDMPSDADGGKLH from the coding sequence TTGAATGCAGTCAACATTCCCGCGCACCGGCCGCTGCTGGTGGCCCACCGCGGCGGGGCCGGACACCGGCCCGAAAACACCCTGGCGGCGATTGAGCACGCCCTAGAACTCGGTGTCGAAGTGATCGAGGTGGACGTGCGCTGCAGCGCCGATCGAAACCTGGTCCTCCTACACGATGATGCGCTCGACCGGACAACCAACGGTTCAGGGAATGCCGGCCAACAATCGGCCGAGCAACTTGCCGGACTGGATGCCGGTTCGCATTTCGATCCGCGGTTTGCCGATCAGGGAGTGCCGACCTTGGAGGCGGCCTTCGAGCTGGTCGGGGACCGCGCCGGTTGGGATTTTGACCTGAAGGACCGCAACGCGGTGGTCCCATTGCTGGCGATGATCGACCGCCTGGGATTGCGCGATAGCTGTTGGCTGACCGGCATGCGCATCGCCGACGTCCCGCTGCTTGTCCCGCACCGAGTCCGCACGCTGCCCATCCTTTTTCCGCATTCGGGCGAAGCATCCGATCTCCTCGCACCATCTGCTCTGGCGAGTACGGCGGGAGCCCTGGCCGACGCCGGAGCCTGCGGCTTGAACGTCGATCATCGGCTCGTCCGGGGACCCGCGGTCGCCGAAGCGCTGGCCAAAAAGGGAATCGCGCTGTGGACGTTCACCGTGAACCGGGCCGACCTTTATCGTGAAATGGTTGCCGCCGGAGCGCGAGCTATCTGCAGCGACTATCCCGGCGACATGCCCAGCGACGCGGACGGAGGCAAACTGCATTGA
- the rpsT gene encoding 30S ribosomal protein S20, which yields MQRQRAKVVRRQQARRLRNRFFRTTTRTLVGKARRAIAGGDREAAAGAVGEAVKQLDKAAGKGVLHRNNAARRKSRLMAAFAKAFGA from the coding sequence ATGCAACGCCAGCGCGCCAAAGTCGTGCGCCGGCAGCAGGCCCGCCGCCTGCGCAACCGCTTTTTCCGCACCACCACCCGCACCTTGGTCGGGAAGGCCCGCCGGGCGATTGCCGGGGGTGACCGTGAGGCCGCCGCCGGGGCGGTCGGAGAGGCCGTGAAGCAGCTCGACAAGGCCGCCGGCAAGGGCGTGCTTCATCGCAACAACGCCGCCCGGCGCAAGTCACGCCTAATGGCCGCCTTCGCCAAGGCATTCGGCGCCTAG
- the ftsZ gene encoding cell division protein FtsZ has protein sequence MRSNAVHDIKVFGVGGAGNNAINRMIAEGVGGVTFVAVNCDAQDLEQSRADERIIIGERSTKRLGAGADPRLGEKAAIESLSAIETAVADADMVFITAGMGGGTGSGAGPIVARAARAAGALTVGVVTTPFAFEQGMRMRVARTAVENMYQNVDSLVVVSNDKLVELVPRSQPIADAFRIADEMLLNGVRGITDLVTNCGFINVDFADVRKIMYDSGTAMLGVGSAAGGDRAESALKAALKSPLLETPVESATGILVNITAGPDLGIHEVNRIVDSIRQTSDPDADIVFGAVIDEEARDRLSVTVIATGSDQAHGAASPAAELPRRRSDPPDLDSIHREFEKLGAELGESQPVAVAESAAGAYDDLDPWHDLDPEIPAFIRRRRNLRQ, from the coding sequence ATGCGATCGAACGCGGTGCACGACATCAAGGTCTTCGGGGTCGGCGGCGCCGGCAACAACGCCATAAACCGCATGATCGCCGAAGGTGTTGGTGGAGTCACGTTCGTCGCCGTCAACTGCGATGCCCAGGATCTGGAACAATCGCGCGCCGATGAGCGCATCATCATCGGCGAGCGATCGACCAAGCGGCTGGGGGCCGGGGCCGATCCCCGGCTGGGCGAGAAGGCCGCCATCGAGTCGCTGTCGGCGATCGAGACCGCCGTGGCCGACGCCGACATGGTCTTTATCACCGCCGGCATGGGCGGTGGGACCGGATCCGGCGCGGGCCCGATCGTCGCCCGCGCGGCGCGTGCTGCCGGGGCATTGACGGTCGGAGTCGTGACCACGCCGTTCGCATTTGAACAGGGCATGCGGATGCGGGTCGCCCGCACTGCCGTCGAGAACATGTACCAGAACGTAGATTCGTTGGTCGTCGTCAGCAACGACAAGCTCGTGGAGCTGGTTCCGCGGTCCCAGCCGATCGCCGACGCTTTTCGAATAGCCGACGAAATGCTGCTCAACGGCGTCCGCGGGATAACCGACCTGGTAACCAATTGCGGCTTCATCAACGTCGACTTCGCCGACGTGCGCAAGATCATGTACGACTCGGGGACCGCGATGCTCGGAGTCGGTTCGGCCGCCGGCGGGGATCGGGCCGAATCGGCCCTGAAGGCGGCGCTGAAAAGCCCGCTGCTGGAAACCCCGGTGGAGAGCGCGACCGGAATACTCGTCAACATCACCGCCGGGCCGGACCTGGGCATTCACGAGGTGAACCGGATCGTGGATTCCATCCGCCAGACCTCCGATCCCGACGCCGACATCGTTTTCGGCGCGGTAATCGACGAGGAGGCCCGGGACCGACTCTCGGTAACCGTCATCGCCACCGGATCCGATCAAGCGCACGGCGCCGCGTCCCCGGCCGCCGAACTCCCCCGGCGGCGATCCGATCCACCGGACCTGGACTCGATTCACCGCGAATTTGAAAAACTGGGTGCCGAGCTAGGCGAAAGCCAGCCGGTGGCAGTCGCCGAATCAGCGGCCGGTGCCTACGATGACCTGGATCCCTGGCACGATCTTGATCCCGAGATCCCGGCGTTCATACGCCGCCGCCGCAACCTGCGCCAGTAG
- a CDS encoding CDGSH iron-sulfur domain-containing protein: MADVKVTVSRRGPLLVQGAGSIELVDARGNSFPVEKDSIALCRCGASENKPFCDGSHRACGFDDETSAA; this comes from the coding sequence ATGGCTGACGTAAAAGTTACCGTTTCACGGCGCGGGCCGCTACTGGTGCAGGGCGCCGGCTCAATCGAGCTGGTGGATGCCCGGGGCAATTCGTTTCCGGTGGAGAAGGACTCAATAGCCCTCTGCCGCTGCGGAGCCTCGGAAAACAAGCCGTTCTGCGACGGCTCGCACCGCGCCTGCGGATTCGACGACGAAACCAGCGCCGCCTAG
- a CDS encoding aminotransferase class III-fold pyridoxal phosphate-dependent enzyme produces the protein MRISIPFPVYIERAEGAHKWDVDGHRYIDYIVGHGALLLGHNHPAILGPVREQLARGTHFGASHEQVIGWGERVLDLVPSAEFVRFLSSGTEATMMAMRMCRAVTGRDKVLKFQGHFHGWHEYAIVAYEEPFAIPTSAGVPQAVRDQVLAIPVNDEDLLADTLGSRDDIAGVILEPSGGSWGWRPTELSWVRRLRELTAAHQIPLIFDEVVTGFRFGPGGYQGEFGIVPDLTTMAKIMAGGFPGAAVAGQARFLERLEYRGDSVWDRGQRIAHPGTYNGNPLSATAGAAVLEYIADGKVHAKINRLGDRLRDGIDAAFAEAGVPGGSYGSHSFFHITFNGEYGSAGTGPSKLFGCLMLENGVHIGSHGGMLSAALDDADIDATVDAVRASLEGLKRAGQLD, from the coding sequence ATGCGGATCTCGATCCCGTTCCCGGTGTACATCGAGCGCGCCGAAGGTGCCCACAAGTGGGACGTCGACGGGCATCGCTACATCGACTACATCGTCGGACACGGCGCCCTGCTGCTCGGACACAACCACCCGGCGATCCTGGGTCCGGTGCGCGAGCAACTGGCGCGGGGCACTCATTTCGGGGCCTCGCACGAACAGGTGATTGGCTGGGGCGAGCGCGTCCTTGATCTGGTGCCGTCGGCCGAATTCGTCCGCTTCCTCTCTTCCGGGACCGAAGCCACGATGATGGCCATGCGCATGTGCCGCGCGGTAACCGGCCGCGACAAGGTGCTCAAATTCCAGGGCCATTTCCACGGCTGGCACGAATACGCGATCGTCGCCTACGAGGAGCCGTTCGCGATCCCGACCTCGGCCGGCGTCCCGCAGGCGGTGCGCGACCAGGTCCTGGCGATCCCGGTCAACGATGAAGACCTGCTCGCCGACACACTGGGTTCGCGCGACGATATCGCCGGTGTGATCCTGGAGCCTTCCGGCGGCAGCTGGGGTTGGCGCCCGACCGAGTTGTCGTGGGTTCGGCGGCTGCGCGAGTTGACCGCGGCCCACCAGATCCCGCTGATCTTCGACGAGGTGGTCACCGGATTCCGTTTCGGGCCCGGCGGTTACCAGGGCGAGTTTGGCATCGTTCCCGACCTGACGACGATGGCCAAGATCATGGCCGGAGGGTTCCCTGGCGCCGCAGTGGCCGGACAGGCCCGGTTCCTGGAGCGGTTGGAATATCGCGGCGATTCAGTGTGGGACCGCGGGCAGCGGATCGCCCACCCCGGCACCTACAACGGCAACCCGCTGTCGGCGACCGCCGGCGCCGCGGTGCTCGAATACATCGCCGACGGTAAGGTTCACGCCAAGATCAACCGGCTGGGCGACCGCCTGCGCGACGGAATCGACGCCGCGTTCGCCGAGGCCGGCGTGCCCGGCGGATCCTACGGTTCGCACTCCTTCTTCCACATCACCTTCAACGGCGAGTACGGTTCGGCCGGAACCGGTCCGAGCAAGCTATTCGGGTGCCTGATGCTGGAGAACGGCGTGCACATCGGCTCGCACGGCGGCATGCTGTCGGCGGCCCTCGACGATGCCGATATCGACGCCACCGTTGACGCCGTCCGCGCCAGCCTGGAAGGACTGAAGAGGGCCGGCCAGCTCGACTAG
- the ychF gene encoding redox-regulated ATPase YchF — MPRTRRLHPIYGLPSVALVGAPGAGRSRLLRALAPESRHRTNLSPRLSADRGRVVLYDPQLDELAQLLGSAKSSPAQIEFVDCQAGLGDAHGQAEWFGNLAAFDALALVLGLYAEPDPLAALDPTLDLVREELNIWDLGLAKRRLERIRAELPRAPRAERAQLERERDLFSRIVDHLGGGRSLAELGLQAPETELLRGFGFLGRKPFLVVANTADSTVGDWSKLKANCRWPLVGVSAELESEAAELEPDLGSELLSEYGIAEGPISRRVAAAAGGALQIRTCYTANRREARAWSIGPEASAYQLADAVHSDVARGFIRAEVILAAELIGLGSLARARELGSLRREGRDYRLADGDLVNILFSG; from the coding sequence ATCCCCCGGACCCGCCGATTGCACCCGATTTATGGATTGCCCAGCGTCGCCCTGGTCGGTGCGCCCGGCGCCGGGCGCAGCCGACTGCTGCGGGCGCTGGCACCCGAATCCCGCCATCGCACCAATCTCTCGCCCCGCCTGTCCGCCGATCGGGGCCGGGTCGTGCTTTATGACCCGCAGCTGGACGAATTGGCGCAATTGCTGGGGTCGGCCAAATCCAGCCCGGCCCAAATCGAATTCGTCGATTGCCAGGCCGGCCTCGGCGACGCCCACGGGCAGGCCGAGTGGTTCGGCAACCTGGCCGCGTTCGACGCCCTGGCGCTGGTGCTGGGGCTCTACGCCGAACCGGATCCACTAGCGGCGCTCGATCCGACGCTGGACCTCGTGCGCGAGGAACTAAATATTTGGGATCTGGGGTTGGCCAAACGCAGACTGGAACGCATCCGGGCCGAACTGCCCCGCGCGCCGCGCGCCGAGCGCGCCCAATTGGAGCGTGAACGTGACCTTTTCTCCCGGATCGTCGATCACCTGGGCGGCGGGCGCTCGCTGGCTGAATTGGGCCTTCAGGCGCCTGAAACCGAGCTGCTGCGCGGTTTCGGCTTCCTCGGCCGCAAACCGTTCCTGGTGGTTGCCAACACAGCCGATTCGACGGTGGGCGATTGGAGCAAATTGAAGGCAAATTGCCGTTGGCCGCTGGTCGGAGTCAGCGCCGAACTCGAGTCCGAAGCGGCCGAGCTGGAACCGGATCTGGGATCGGAGCTGCTGTCCGAATACGGCATCGCCGAAGGGCCGATTTCGCGCCGGGTCGCGGCCGCCGCCGGAGGCGCCCTGCAGATCCGGACGTGCTACACGGCCAACCGGCGCGAGGCGCGCGCCTGGTCGATCGGTCCCGAGGCCAGCGCCTACCAGCTGGCCGACGCCGTCCACAGCGACGTGGCGCGAGGGTTCATCCGGGCCGAGGTCATCTTGGCAGCCGAACTGATTGGACTGGGATCCCTGGCCAGGGCCCGGGAGCTTGGTAGCCTGCGGCGCGAGGGACGCGACTACCGGCTGGCCGACGGCGACCTTGTCAACATCCTCTTCTCCGGCTGA
- a CDS encoding dihydroorotate dehydrogenase, with product MTASGTAGFADELARVSDLAAIGAVVTKTATSNPREGNATPRTVETPSGMLNSIGLPNPGLEGIVRSYQRRWQAMPPAVVVSLAGYSLAEFASMARMLEGVPGVDAIEANFSCPNVANGLEFATDADLLSAAVATIRDNCSLPLLAKLSPNVTDMRPLALAAQAAGANGLTIMNTVLGMKIDPASRRPLLGGVFGGLSGPAIRPLGVRFVFEVYPEVDIPIVGVGGISGLEDALEYILAGAAAIQLGTINFVAADRAALLAEGIKRYCGEAGVDSLADIVGLAHRGG from the coding sequence ATGACCGCTTCGGGCACGGCCGGGTTCGCCGACGAACTGGCCAGGGTGAGCGACCTGGCTGCCATCGGTGCGGTCGTTACCAAGACCGCGACCTCCAATCCGCGCGAGGGAAATGCCACTCCACGCACCGTCGAGACGCCTTCCGGGATGCTCAATTCGATCGGGCTGCCCAATCCCGGATTGGAAGGGATCGTGCGCAGCTACCAGCGCCGCTGGCAGGCTATGCCGCCGGCGGTCGTGGTCAGCCTGGCCGGGTACTCGCTGGCTGAATTTGCAAGTATGGCCAGGATGCTTGAAGGCGTTCCCGGGGTGGACGCAATCGAGGCCAACTTCTCCTGCCCGAACGTTGCCAACGGACTCGAATTCGCAACCGACGCTGACCTCCTGTCGGCCGCGGTCGCCACGATCCGCGACAACTGCTCGCTGCCGCTGCTGGCCAAGCTCTCGCCGAACGTGACCGACATGCGGCCGCTGGCGTTGGCCGCGCAGGCGGCCGGGGCCAACGGGCTCACGATCATGAACACCGTCCTGGGCATGAAGATCGACCCGGCCAGCCGCAGGCCGCTGTTGGGCGGGGTGTTCGGCGGACTGTCCGGCCCGGCCATCCGGCCCCTGGGAGTCCGCTTTGTTTTCGAGGTCTACCCCGAAGTCGATATTCCGATCGTCGGGGTTGGAGGGATCTCTGGCCTCGAGGACGCCCTGGAGTACATCCTGGCCGGAGCGGCCGCCATTCAACTGGGCACGATCAATTTCGTGGCCGCCGACCGCGCCGCCCTCCTGGCCGAGGGGATCAAACGCTATTGCGGAGAGGCCGGCGTCGATTCGCTGGCCGACATCGTCGGGCTGGCCCACCGCGGCGGGTAG
- a CDS encoding pyrroline-5-carboxylate reductase yields the protein MAGRVAFIGAGAMATATIRGLIQSQICAPDSIQACDPLPAAREALMEGTGVKAFAECGPWMAEADTVILVVKPQHLEQAAAQAAAHINESQLVISFVTGARLNSLTAHLGHQRVVRAMPNTAVQVGRGFTVWTASEAVSESSLARVREILNGLGSELYTADEHHIDIATAVSASGPAYAFLLLESWTDAGVFLGLPRDVAQKMAMETIAGSMALADATGAHPAVLKSQVTSPGGTTARALQVFEEGGIRGLFGRAIRAAHEQSIDLQT from the coding sequence ATGGCAGGCAGAGTCGCCTTCATCGGCGCCGGCGCGATGGCTACGGCCACCATTCGGGGCTTGATCCAATCCCAGATTTGCGCTCCCGATTCGATCCAGGCGTGCGACCCGTTGCCCGCCGCCCGCGAGGCGCTGATGGAGGGCACGGGAGTGAAGGCGTTCGCCGAGTGCGGCCCCTGGATGGCGGAGGCCGATACGGTCATCCTGGTGGTCAAGCCGCAGCACCTGGAACAGGCCGCCGCCCAGGCCGCCGCCCACATCAACGAGAGCCAGCTCGTGATCTCCTTCGTGACCGGGGCCAGGCTGAATTCATTGACTGCCCACCTCGGCCATCAGCGCGTGGTCAGGGCGATGCCCAACACCGCCGTTCAGGTGGGCCGCGGATTCACCGTATGGACGGCTTCCGAAGCAGTATCCGAATCCAGCCTGGCCCGGGTCCGCGAAATCCTCAACGGATTGGGCTCTGAGCTCTACACCGCCGACGAACATCACATCGACATCGCCACCGCGGTCAGCGCCAGCGGTCCGGCCTACGCTTTCCTTTTGCTGGAATCATGGACCGACGCAGGGGTTTTTCTCGGCTTGCCGCGCGACGTGGCCCAAAAGATGGCGATGGAGACGATCGCCGGATCGATGGCGCTGGCCGATGCGACTGGCGCACACCCGGCGGTTCTCAAATCGCAGGTGACCTCGCCCGGCGGGACCACCGCCCGGGCCCTGCAGGTGTTTGAAGAAGGCGGGATTCGCGGACTGTTCGGGCGCGCCATCAGGGCCGCCCACGAACAGTCGATCGACCTCCAGACCTAG
- the holA gene encoding DNA polymerase III subunit delta: MPVDVPLVGTFGALDVHRERDRDPHVVLDSAGQHSPGAFGKRRAPWTSRRVVGDDLFRVSDCDRQLLPSCPENRIPCAGLIVGRGPVLCQQAFGPIDCAMAPGSQNVHLVIGDRDQRMQQVVKGLLGDSGDGVNLTRLDGQEADLQEVSTAFLSLPFMGSARRTVLVENLPPPTRSGPFWRWLAENLGRLPDTTEVVLTVSLDGITGRERSGRIRAAQTLESDRLRVHALPALTGDPRSGQNARRWVADLAREGGVTLDPEAVELLLRQAELDGNVLAREVEKLSALVGFEGRVSASHVRSVDPLPAHVVVWDYIDAVVAADPARAASLLAGLLEEGEAPEALIAMLAARVRQLITIRSLIAAGADYGAVAKRARTSPGMVRRAAPQAMGLGEADLRAMLSAIVDLDERSKSGRLTIGGLAAGLQTLTVRFCYRSFRN; the protein is encoded by the coding sequence ATGCCCGTCGACGTCCCACTTGTGGGCACCTTCGGCGCGCTCGATGTACACCGGGAACGGGATCGAGATCCGCATGTCGTGCTCGACTCCGCCGGCCAGCACTCCCCCGGCGCGTTCGGCAAGCGCCGCGCTCCGTGGACGAGCCGCCGCGTAGTCGGCGATGATCTGTTCCGCGTTTCTGATTGCGACCGCCAACTTTTACCGTCCTGTCCTGAAAATCGGATCCCCTGCGCTGGCCTGATTGTAGGAAGGGGCCCAGTTTTGTGCCAGCAAGCGTTCGGGCCCATAGACTGCGCCATGGCACCCGGCAGTCAGAACGTCCACCTTGTCATCGGCGACCGCGACCAGCGCATGCAGCAGGTCGTCAAGGGCCTGCTGGGTGACTCTGGCGACGGGGTGAACCTGACCCGCCTCGACGGGCAGGAAGCCGATCTTCAGGAAGTCTCGACCGCGTTCCTCTCGCTCCCGTTCATGGGGTCGGCCCGCCGGACGGTGCTGGTCGAAAACCTTCCGCCGCCCACCCGCAGCGGTCCCTTCTGGCGCTGGCTAGCCGAGAACCTGGGCCGGCTTCCGGATACGACGGAGGTCGTTCTGACCGTCAGCCTGGACGGGATTACCGGGCGCGAGCGCTCCGGACGCATCCGCGCCGCCCAGACCCTGGAATCGGATCGCCTCAGAGTTCATGCCCTGCCCGCCCTGACCGGCGACCCGCGGTCCGGCCAGAACGCCCGCCGCTGGGTGGCCGACCTGGCCCGCGAGGGCGGCGTGACGCTGGACCCCGAAGCGGTCGAACTGCTGCTGCGACAGGCGGAACTGGATGGCAACGTCCTGGCCCGGGAGGTCGAAAAACTCTCCGCCCTGGTCGGGTTCGAGGGGCGGGTTTCGGCAAGTCACGTTCGCTCGGTCGACCCGCTGCCGGCGCACGTGGTGGTCTGGGATTACATCGACGCCGTGGTCGCCGCCGATCCGGCGCGTGCGGCCAGCCTGCTGGCCGGTCTACTGGAGGAGGGCGAGGCTCCGGAAGCGTTGATCGCGATGCTGGCGGCGCGGGTTAGGCAACTGATTACTATCCGCAGCCTGATCGCCGCCGGTGCCGATTACGGCGCGGTGGCCAAGCGCGCGCGAACCTCGCCGGGAATGGTGCGGAGGGCGGCGCCCCAGGCGATGGGTTTGGGAGAGGCGGATTTGCGGGCCATGCTGTCCGCGATCGTGGACCTGGACGAACGCTCCAAGAGCGGGCGACTGACGATCGGCGGCCTGGCGGCCGGATTGCAGACCCTTACCGTGCGGTTCTGCTACCGCTCTTTCCGCAACTAG
- a CDS encoding aldehyde dehydrogenase family protein, translating to MKMHVGAEWTEGSDQFEVLSPWDGSVYQTVPAATVEDVDRAIRTAEVGAQKMAAMTGFERYELLHRAADLMVERGEDLAQTITHEMGKIINEARVEAARAAEIIYLSAEEAKRLGSEVIPLEGGPGVRDKFGFTIRVPCGVVAAITPFNFPLHLVCHKVGPALAGGNAVINKPASDTPVVALRLCEILLDAGVPPEAVQTITGGGSVVGNALVSDPRVRKISFTGSRDVGEAISNAAGIKRVTMELGSNSPVIIMPDADLEKVNAALLTTGYSNAGQVCISTQRIYADRSIYSDFVDSFGDAVSKIEYGDPRSESTAMGPLVRESDAVRVEQWIHQAVADGGRLVTGGGREGAFVEPTLLADIDPAQQFSCDELFGPAAGVTPVETIDEAIDLSNRTRYGLSAAIFTENIGNAMRFAREVDSGNLHINFGTQWRTDLMPYGGVKDSGHGKEGPRYAVEEMTETKMVVLHL from the coding sequence ATGAAGATGCATGTCGGCGCCGAATGGACCGAGGGTTCGGACCAGTTCGAGGTGCTTTCGCCCTGGGACGGCTCCGTGTATCAAACGGTCCCGGCGGCGACCGTGGAGGATGTTGACCGCGCAATTCGGACCGCCGAAGTCGGCGCCCAGAAGATGGCGGCGATGACCGGGTTCGAGCGCTACGAACTGCTGCACCGCGCGGCCGACCTGATGGTCGAGCGTGGCGAGGACCTGGCCCAGACGATTACCCACGAGATGGGCAAGATCATCAACGAGGCGCGCGTCGAAGCCGCCCGCGCGGCCGAGATCATCTACCTCTCGGCAGAAGAAGCCAAACGACTCGGTTCCGAGGTGATCCCGCTGGAAGGCGGGCCGGGCGTTCGCGACAAGTTCGGATTCACGATCCGCGTGCCCTGCGGCGTGGTGGCCGCGATCACGCCCTTCAATTTCCCGCTGCACCTGGTCTGCCACAAAGTCGGACCGGCCCTGGCGGGGGGCAACGCCGTGATCAACAAGCCGGCTTCCGACACGCCGGTCGTGGCGCTGCGGCTGTGCGAGATCCTGCTGGACGCCGGCGTTCCGCCCGAGGCGGTCCAGACCATTACCGGCGGCGGAAGCGTGGTCGGCAACGCCCTGGTCTCCGATCCGCGGGTCCGCAAGATCTCGTTTACCGGTTCGCGCGACGTCGGCGAGGCGATCTCCAACGCCGCCGGCATCAAGCGCGTGACCATGGAACTGGGTTCCAATTCGCCGGTGATCATCATGCCCGACGCTGACCTCGAAAAGGTCAACGCGGCCCTGCTCACCACCGGATATTCCAACGCCGGCCAGGTCTGTATTTCCACCCAGCGGATCTACGCCGACCGCTCGATCTACTCTGACTTCGTCGACTCGTTCGGCGATGCGGTGAGCAAGATCGAATACGGCGACCCCCGTTCGGAGAGCACCGCCATGGGCCCGTTGGTCCGCGAGAGCGATGCGGTCCGGGTCGAGCAGTGGATCCACCAGGCGGTCGCCGACGGTGGGCGCCTGGTTACCGGCGGCGGACGCGAGGGCGCGTTTGTCGAACCCACCCTCCTGGCCGACATCGATCCCGCTCAGCAGTTCTCGTGTGACGAACTGTTCGGGCCGGCGGCCGGCGTGACCCCGGTCGAAACGATCGACGAGGCCATCGACCTGTCCAACCGAACCCGCTACGGCCTTTCGGCGGCGATCTTTACCGAAAACATCGGGAACGCAATGCGGTTTGCGCGCGAGGTCGATTCCGGCAACCTGCACATCAACTTCGGCACGCAATGGCGCACCGACCTGATGCCGTACGGCGGGGTCAAGGATTCCGGCCACGGCAAGGAGGGGCCGCGCTACGCGGTCGAGGAGATGACCGAGACCAAGATGGTCGTGCTCCACCTCTAG